From a region of the Paraburkholderia caribensis genome:
- a CDS encoding GntR family transcriptional regulator, with the protein MLACLLEIKRAVSSSSDVANAASNPYVALQKVKGGERGSLTDAVEQALREAIVTLVLEPGMMIDKLAVCERMGVSRFPVSAALARLEHAGLVEVLPQRGTRVKPIALHDIRQHLFIRSALEVETVRAVALMRDSATIDALAVNLDQQRDVAGNGERLSFHVLDLAFHEIMLDAVNLPRVKEIVAVSRNALDRARQLLASPERLVHTLDEHERIFAAIRVGNADTAAKAMHDHLDEVVAELHRSAKERPDLFAP; encoded by the coding sequence ATGCTAGCATGTCTTCTGGAAATCAAGCGTGCCGTGAGCTCTTCGTCAGATGTAGCGAATGCCGCCAGTAATCCGTATGTCGCACTGCAAAAGGTCAAAGGCGGCGAGCGCGGCAGCCTGACCGACGCGGTGGAACAGGCGCTGAGAGAAGCGATCGTGACATTGGTGCTGGAACCCGGAATGATGATCGACAAGCTGGCTGTGTGCGAGCGCATGGGCGTATCGCGCTTTCCGGTTTCCGCTGCATTGGCGCGGCTCGAGCATGCGGGCCTCGTCGAAGTTCTGCCGCAGCGCGGCACGCGCGTCAAACCCATCGCGCTTCACGACATACGCCAGCACCTGTTCATACGCAGCGCGCTGGAAGTCGAAACCGTGCGCGCCGTCGCGCTGATGCGTGACAGTGCGACCATCGACGCGCTCGCCGTCAATCTCGATCAGCAGCGCGACGTTGCCGGCAACGGAGAGCGTTTGTCGTTTCATGTACTCGATCTGGCCTTTCACGAAATCATGCTCGACGCGGTGAATCTGCCGCGTGTGAAGGAAATCGTCGCTGTGTCGCGCAACGCACTGGATCGCGCAAGACAACTGTTGGCAAGTCCGGAGCGGCTCGTGCATACGCTCGACGAGCACGAGCGCATATTCGCGGCTATCCGGGTGGGAAACGCCGATACGGCTGCAAAAGCAATGCACGATCATCTCGACGAAGTGGTCGCCGAATTGCACCGGTCCGCGAAAGAAAGGCCCGATCTTTTCGCACCTTGA
- a CDS encoding sugar ABC transporter ATP-binding protein: MTPLISVSKLNKSFPGVRALHEVQFELMAGEVHALMGENGAGKSTLMKILAGVYTRDSGEMLYDGKPVDFTSPREAQAAGIGIIHQELQLMNHLTVAQNMFIGREPRGRLGLFLDEDKLNAQARDILSRMHVNLDPRTVVDSLTVASQQMVEIAKALSFDSRVLIMDEPTSALNDAEIAELFRIIRQLKERGVGIIYISHKMDELKQISDRVTVMRDGEYVATVATADTTVPAIIGMMVGRTLADVTPYQGTECTGDIALEVKHLNAGPLVKDVSFTLRKGEILGFAGLMGAGRTEVARAVFGADPIESGEIFVKGVKALIKRPCNAVAHSIGYLSEDRKRFGLATGMDVESNIVMSDLGKFLSLRVFLRRAQIRKRASHFINLLAIRTPSPTQPVRLLSGGNQQKIVIAKWLERDCDVLFFDEPTRGIDVGAKSEIYKLLRSLAAQGKAIVMISSELPEILRMSDRIVVMCEGRITGELSASEATQESIMHLATQRESLKTA, encoded by the coding sequence ATGACTCCACTCATTTCCGTCAGCAAGCTCAACAAGAGCTTTCCGGGCGTGAGGGCGCTGCACGAAGTGCAGTTCGAACTCATGGCAGGCGAAGTGCATGCGTTGATGGGCGAGAACGGCGCAGGCAAGTCCACGCTGATGAAAATCCTTGCCGGCGTGTACACGCGCGATTCCGGAGAAATGCTCTACGACGGCAAGCCCGTCGATTTCACCAGCCCGCGCGAGGCGCAGGCGGCAGGCATTGGCATCATTCATCAGGAACTTCAGCTGATGAACCATCTGACCGTCGCGCAGAACATGTTCATTGGCCGCGAGCCGCGCGGACGCCTCGGCCTGTTTCTCGATGAAGACAAACTCAACGCGCAAGCTCGCGACATCCTCTCGCGCATGCATGTGAATCTCGATCCGCGTACCGTCGTCGATTCGCTCACGGTCGCGAGCCAGCAAATGGTCGAGATCGCGAAGGCGCTGTCGTTCGACTCGCGCGTGCTCATCATGGACGAGCCGACCTCGGCGCTCAACGACGCCGAGATTGCCGAGCTTTTCCGTATCATCCGTCAGCTGAAGGAACGCGGTGTCGGCATCATCTACATCTCGCACAAGATGGATGAGCTCAAGCAGATTTCCGACCGGGTCACCGTGATGCGCGACGGCGAATACGTGGCCACCGTCGCGACGGCGGACACGACCGTGCCCGCGATCATCGGCATGATGGTGGGCCGCACGCTCGCCGACGTCACGCCGTATCAAGGCACAGAATGCACGGGCGACATCGCGCTCGAAGTGAAGCATCTGAACGCCGGCCCACTCGTCAAGGACGTGAGCTTCACGCTGCGCAAAGGCGAGATATTGGGCTTTGCAGGCCTGATGGGCGCCGGCCGCACGGAAGTCGCGCGTGCGGTATTCGGCGCCGACCCGATCGAGTCAGGCGAAATCTTCGTAAAAGGCGTGAAGGCGCTCATCAAGCGACCCTGCAATGCCGTTGCGCACAGCATCGGCTATCTCTCGGAAGACCGCAAACGCTTCGGCCTCGCGACGGGCATGGATGTCGAATCGAACATCGTGATGTCGGATCTCGGCAAGTTCCTGTCGCTGCGTGTGTTTCTCCGCCGCGCGCAGATCCGCAAGCGCGCTTCGCATTTCATCAATCTGCTCGCGATCCGCACGCCTTCCCCGACACAGCCTGTCAGGCTGCTGTCGGGCGGCAACCAGCAGAAGATCGTCATTGCAAAATGGCTGGAGCGCGACTGCGATGTATTGTTCTTCGACGAACCGACGCGCGGCATCGATGTCGGCGCAAAGAGCGAGATCTACAAGCTGTTGCGCTCGCTCGCGGCGCAAGGCAAGGCGATCGTGATGATCTCGTCTGAATTGCCGGAAATTCTGCGCATGAGCGACCGCATCGTCGTGATGTGCGAAGGCCGTATCACTGGCGAGCTTTCCGCCAGCGAGGCCACGCAGGAAAGCATCATGCATCTCGCGACGCAGCGCGAATCCTTGAAAACCGCTTGA
- a CDS encoding ABC transporter permease: protein MTSQPDTAALSNERRLSGFRARLFSPTALQKLLAFTSLILLLIFFSFASPAFMQMDNILGILQATAVNGVLAIASTFVIITGGIDLSVGTLMTFTAVICGVFLTYWHLPMWMGVLAAIATGAACGTISGTLTAKMKIPPFIATLGMMLLLKGLSLVVSVDKPIYFTDTENFYMISQDSLIAYFLPSVPVPNAVLILFLLAIVSSVTLNRTALGRYTFALGSNEEAVRLSGVNVDRWKIAIYGLGGAICGIAGLLIASRLNSAQPALGQGYELEAIAAVVIGGTSLSGGSGTILGTIIGAFIMSVLTNGLRIMSVAQEWQIVVTGLIIILAVYADILRRRKR from the coding sequence ATGACATCGCAACCGGATACCGCGGCACTATCCAACGAAAGAAGACTATCGGGCTTCAGAGCCCGGCTCTTCTCGCCAACCGCCTTGCAAAAGCTGCTCGCGTTCACAAGCCTGATACTGCTGCTGATCTTTTTCAGTTTCGCGTCGCCCGCGTTCATGCAGATGGACAACATCCTCGGCATTCTGCAGGCGACGGCCGTCAATGGTGTGCTGGCCATTGCGAGTACTTTCGTCATTATCACGGGCGGCATCGATCTGTCCGTCGGCACGCTGATGACATTCACGGCTGTCATTTGCGGCGTGTTTCTCACCTACTGGCATTTGCCGATGTGGATGGGCGTGCTCGCCGCCATCGCGACGGGCGCAGCGTGCGGCACGATTTCGGGCACGTTGACGGCAAAAATGAAAATACCGCCGTTCATTGCCACGCTGGGCATGATGTTGCTGCTGAAAGGACTTTCGCTCGTCGTGTCGGTCGATAAGCCGATCTATTTCACCGACACGGAGAACTTCTACATGATCTCGCAGGATTCTCTGATCGCGTATTTCCTGCCCAGCGTGCCCGTGCCGAACGCCGTCCTCATTCTGTTCTTGCTCGCCATCGTGAGTTCGGTCACGCTCAACCGCACCGCACTTGGCCGCTATACGTTCGCACTCGGCAGCAATGAAGAAGCCGTGCGTCTGTCGGGCGTGAACGTCGACAGATGGAAGATAGCAATCTACGGCCTGGGCGGCGCGATTTGCGGCATCGCCGGATTGCTGATCGCGTCGCGTCTGAATTCGGCGCAACCGGCCCTCGGCCAGGGCTACGAACTGGAAGCGATTGCGGCTGTGGTGATTGGCGGCACGTCGTTGAGCGGCGGATCGGGCACGATACTCGGCACCATCATCGGCGCATTCATCATGAGCGTGCTGACCAACGGCTTGCGCATCATGTCGGTTGCGCAGGAATGGCAGATCGTGGTGACAGGTCTCATCATCATTCTCGCCGTGTATGCCGACATCTTGCGACGCCGAAAGCGCTGA
- a CDS encoding ABC transporter substrate-binding protein, giving the protein MLKRKVLGIALGVGALVGASSLAYADEPYIPLISKGFQHQFWQAVKSGAEQSAKEHNVRITFEGPETEAMVDKQIDMLSAALAKKPQALGIAALDSKAAIPLLKRAQSGKIPVIAFDSGVDSDIPLTTCATDNLAAAALAADKMAGMIGNSGEVGVIVHDQTSRTGIDRRDGFLNEMKSKHPNIKIVSVQYGGGDHLKSAEIAKAMIQANPNIKGIFGANEGSAEGAAIGVKESGKKLVLIGYDSGKEQKEDIMSGLMAGAITQNPVGIGKCVIDSAVKALKGEKLPKKVDTGFYWYDKTNINDPKIAAVLYD; this is encoded by the coding sequence ATGTTGAAAAGAAAAGTACTCGGTATCGCGCTCGGTGTCGGCGCACTCGTTGGTGCAAGCAGTCTGGCGTATGCGGACGAGCCCTACATTCCGCTCATTTCCAAGGGCTTCCAGCATCAGTTCTGGCAGGCCGTGAAATCGGGCGCCGAGCAATCCGCAAAGGAACACAACGTGCGCATCACGTTCGAAGGCCCGGAAACGGAGGCAATGGTCGATAAACAGATCGACATGTTGTCGGCAGCGCTCGCGAAGAAACCACAGGCACTCGGCATTGCCGCGCTCGACAGCAAGGCTGCCATTCCGCTGCTCAAGCGCGCGCAGTCCGGCAAGATTCCCGTCATCGCATTCGACTCGGGCGTCGACAGCGATATTCCGCTGACGACCTGCGCGACGGATAACCTCGCCGCCGCTGCGCTCGCCGCGGACAAGATGGCTGGGATGATCGGCAACTCGGGCGAAGTCGGCGTCATTGTGCACGACCAGACGAGCCGCACGGGCATCGACCGGCGCGACGGCTTCCTGAACGAGATGAAATCGAAGCATCCGAACATCAAGATCGTGTCGGTGCAATACGGCGGCGGCGATCACCTGAAGTCGGCGGAGATAGCCAAGGCGATGATTCAGGCCAATCCGAACATCAAGGGCATTTTCGGCGCCAACGAAGGCTCAGCGGAAGGCGCGGCCATCGGCGTGAAGGAATCGGGCAAGAAGCTGGTGCTGATCGGCTACGACTCAGGCAAGGAACAGAAAGAAGACATCATGTCCGGCCTGATGGCGGGTGCGATTACACAAAACCCGGTGGGCATCGGCAAATGCGTGATCGATTCAGCCGTGAAAGCGCTCAAGGGCGAGAAGTTGCCGAAGAAAGTTGATACTGGCTTTTACTGGTACGACAAGACGAACATAAATGATCCGAAGATCGCGGCGGTGCTCTATGACTAG
- a CDS encoding GlxA family transcriptional regulator, producing the protein MRITVLALDGLFDTGLAVTLDALGSANKLASRMTGGTPKFNVTVVGVRKRVRSGQGFTIPVQPITPDLKPDWVIVPALGKTTPEELLPALERADVKQATAQLLAWRAEGALIAASCIGTFLLAEAGLLDHREATSTWSLAPLFRQRYPKVSLDESRMLVATDIGVTAGAAMGHLDLTLWLIRKASPELATLVSRYLLADIRSLQAPYIIPNHLAMADPLMQRFERWARDHLKEGFSLQDAAGALATSARTLQRRCQEVLGKSPLAYFQDLRVERAQSLLHGSGLDLEAIAAEVGYVDGATLRTLLRQRLGRGVRELRADLR; encoded by the coding sequence ATGCGCATTACCGTGCTCGCACTCGATGGACTGTTCGATACAGGGCTTGCCGTTACGCTCGACGCGCTCGGCTCCGCGAACAAGCTCGCTTCACGCATGACGGGCGGAACGCCGAAATTCAACGTGACCGTGGTAGGCGTGCGCAAGCGCGTGCGCTCGGGGCAAGGCTTCACGATTCCCGTGCAGCCGATCACACCAGACCTGAAACCGGACTGGGTCATCGTTCCCGCGCTCGGCAAGACCACGCCGGAAGAACTGCTTCCCGCGCTGGAACGGGCGGACGTGAAACAGGCCACGGCGCAATTGCTGGCGTGGCGTGCCGAGGGCGCCTTGATTGCCGCTTCGTGCATCGGCACGTTTCTGCTCGCCGAAGCGGGGCTGCTCGATCATCGGGAAGCGACGTCGACCTGGTCGCTCGCGCCGCTCTTCAGGCAACGCTATCCGAAGGTTTCGCTCGACGAATCGCGCATGCTCGTCGCGACCGATATCGGCGTGACGGCGGGCGCGGCAATGGGACACCTCGATCTCACGCTCTGGTTAATCCGTAAGGCGAGCCCAGAGCTGGCGACCCTCGTGTCGCGTTATCTGCTCGCCGATATCCGCTCATTGCAGGCGCCATACATCATTCCCAATCATCTGGCGATGGCGGACCCGTTGATGCAGCGTTTCGAACGATGGGCGCGGGATCATCTGAAAGAGGGCTTCTCGCTGCAAGACGCAGCGGGCGCACTGGCGACGAGCGCGCGCACGCTGCAGCGCCGCTGCCAGGAAGTGCTGGGGAAATCGCCGCTCGCGTACTTTCAGGACTTGCGCGTCGAACGCGCGCAATCGCTGCTTCATGGCAGCGGTCTCGATCTCGAGGCGATCGCCGCTGAAGTGGGTTATGTCGACGGTGCGACGTTGAGAACGCTGCTGCGCCAGCGCTTGGGAAGGGGCGTGCGTGAATTGCGCGCGGACTTGCGGTAA
- a CDS encoding GNAT family N-acetyltransferase, which produces MSKRRATLEKHSPLAYSERSTGSVVLRRFDPSRDSYGQLTTMLHRAFARLGMMGLNCTCVDQDVAVTMKRARSGECFVMVSGGKIIGTMTLYTSDSDSLCEHYHRQDVASIRQLAIDPSWQNRGIGKSMLAFAEHWAATRGYAELALDTPYPAAHLVAFYRGQGFRIVDAVRFAGKVYDSAILSKAPVVARTLAAWTHQIALPGAHLVRFAA; this is translated from the coding sequence ATGTCGAAACGACGCGCGACACTCGAAAAGCATTCACCCCTCGCTTATAGCGAGAGAAGCACTGGCAGCGTGGTGCTGCGCCGCTTCGATCCATCGCGCGACTCGTACGGGCAACTCACGACAATGCTGCATCGCGCATTTGCGCGGCTCGGCATGATGGGGTTGAACTGCACGTGTGTGGATCAGGATGTGGCCGTCACGATGAAACGTGCTCGAAGCGGCGAATGCTTCGTGATGGTAAGCGGTGGAAAGATCATCGGTACCATGACGCTTTATACAAGCGACAGCGACTCGCTCTGCGAGCATTATCACCGGCAAGACGTGGCGTCGATTCGCCAGCTGGCCATCGATCCTTCGTGGCAGAACCGCGGCATCGGCAAATCCATGCTGGCGTTCGCCGAGCATTGGGCCGCGACGCGCGGTTATGCGGAGTTGGCGCTCGATACGCCGTATCCGGCTGCGCATCTCGTTGCCTTCTATCGCGGGCAGGGCTTTCGCATCGTCGACGCGGTGCGTTTCGCGGGCAAGGTGTACGACAGCGCGATTCTCAGCAAGGCGCCCGTTGTCGCGCGCACGCTGGCCGCATGGACGCATCAGATCGCATTGCCGGGCGCGCACCTCGTTCGGTTCGCGGCGTGA
- a CDS encoding alpha/beta hydrolase family protein gives MITLQKTGSFFVGGRRVNVRGEAPYRVTLSSTSTRDYDPNGTYWIEAAYVQYFLQASPRYAVPLVLMHGGGLTGAMWEDTPDGRPGWLQRLLEAGVSVYVVDNVERGRAGFCALDGVWPDRPLSRSDEESAKIYRFGYAGHRFPLDAMQGLSAQTVPRWPGTRALQRQALIDVVRRIGPCALLGFSQGGGLVSDAADAARDLVRACVALEPHGVPASFDAGLPGTPALVVFGDFIEEDQAWRAHAARASASIEAWNAAGGEGVRVDLPALGMRGNTHMMMMDENSDDVLRVVLDWLDRCKTARSGL, from the coding sequence ATGATCACGCTTCAGAAAACAGGCAGTTTCTTCGTCGGCGGACGGCGCGTGAACGTCAGGGGCGAAGCGCCGTATCGCGTCACGCTGTCGTCGACGTCGACGCGTGACTACGATCCGAACGGCACGTACTGGATCGAAGCGGCCTACGTGCAGTACTTTCTGCAAGCCTCGCCGCGATATGCGGTGCCGCTCGTGCTGATGCATGGCGGCGGGCTGACGGGCGCGATGTGGGAAGACACGCCGGACGGCAGGCCCGGCTGGCTGCAGCGGCTGCTCGAAGCGGGCGTGTCGGTGTATGTGGTGGACAACGTCGAACGCGGACGTGCCGGCTTCTGCGCGCTCGACGGTGTCTGGCCCGACCGTCCGTTATCGCGCAGCGACGAAGAGTCCGCGAAGATCTATCGCTTTGGTTACGCGGGCCACCGCTTTCCGCTCGACGCGATGCAAGGCCTGTCGGCGCAAACCGTGCCGCGCTGGCCGGGCACGCGTGCGCTGCAAAGGCAGGCGTTGATCGATGTGGTGCGGCGTATCGGGCCGTGTGCCTTGCTTGGTTTCAGCCAGGGCGGCGGTCTGGTTTCCGATGCAGCCGACGCGGCGCGCGATCTCGTGCGCGCCTGCGTCGCACTCGAACCGCACGGCGTCCCTGCTTCGTTCGATGCCGGTTTGCCGGGCACGCCCGCACTCGTCGTGTTTGGCGACTTCATCGAAGAGGACCAAGCGTGGCGTGCGCATGCGGCTCGCGCGAGTGCGTCGATCGAGGCGTGGAATGCGGCGGGCGGAGAGGGCGTGCGTGTCGATCTGCCTGCCCTCGGCATGCGCGGCAACACGCACATGATGATGATGGACGAGAACAGCGACGACGTTTTGCGTGTCGTGCTCGACTGGCTGGATCGCTGCAAAACAGCACGCAGCGGCCTATGA
- a CDS encoding substrate-binding domain-containing protein, translating to MSRLTLSLAVSDYDHVRDLVSGRVQPEGIELVPSVLNVEEIFYRTTHFQEWDISEMSFGKYSSLRSQGDDRLVGLPVFPSRSFRQSSLYVRRDGRVQRPEDLRGKRIGIPEWAQTAAIYSRGWIAHSLGIPLSEIEWVQGGVNQAGRKEKVNVRVPEGVSYRSEPGRSLTSLLLDGEIDAVLSARPPEPGQERADEIVRLFSRFADTEREYYEATRIFPIMHLIVLRREAFEKHRWIAGNLLKAFEEAKRNSLYRLSDITCSHFPLPWMPTRVAEAQALFGADIWPYGLEPNRTTLEAFLKFGYEQGVCHRLLKPEELFPAETLSAVRV from the coding sequence ATGTCGAGATTAACGCTCAGCCTCGCTGTCAGCGACTATGACCATGTGCGCGACCTGGTAAGCGGCCGCGTGCAGCCCGAAGGCATCGAACTGGTGCCGTCGGTGCTCAACGTCGAAGAGATCTTTTATCGCACGACGCATTTTCAGGAGTGGGACATTTCGGAAATGTCGTTTGGCAAGTATTCGTCGCTGCGCTCGCAGGGCGATGACCGGCTGGTCGGATTGCCCGTGTTTCCATCGCGCTCGTTCCGCCAGTCTTCGCTCTATGTGCGCCGCGATGGCCGCGTCCAGCGTCCCGAGGATTTGCGCGGCAAACGCATCGGCATTCCGGAGTGGGCGCAAACGGCCGCGATCTACTCGCGTGGCTGGATTGCGCATTCGCTCGGCATTCCGCTTTCCGAAATCGAGTGGGTGCAGGGCGGCGTGAATCAGGCGGGCCGCAAGGAGAAGGTGAACGTGCGCGTGCCCGAGGGCGTGTCGTATCGGTCGGAGCCCGGGCGCTCGCTGACGTCGTTGCTGCTCGACGGCGAGATCGACGCCGTGCTGAGCGCGCGTCCGCCCGAGCCGGGCCAGGAACGCGCGGATGAGATCGTGCGGCTCTTCTCGCGCTTTGCCGACACGGAACGCGAATACTACGAGGCCACGCGCATCTTTCCGATCATGCACCTGATCGTGTTGCGCCGTGAGGCGTTTGAAAAGCATCGGTGGATCGCGGGCAATCTGTTGAAGGCGTTTGAAGAGGCCAAGCGCAATAGCCTTTACCGGCTGAGCGATATCACGTGCTCGCACTTCCCGCTGCCATGGATGCCGACGCGTGTTGCCGAAGCGCAGGCGTTGTTCGGCGCGGACATCTGGCCGTACGGACTAGAGCCGAATCGCACGACGCTCGAGGCTTTCCTGAAGTTCGGCTATGAACAGGGCGTGTGCCATCGGCTGCTCAAGCCGGAAGAACTGTTTCCGGCCGAAACCCTCAGTGCGGTGCGCGTGTGA
- a CDS encoding MFS transporter — protein sequence MAQHKVSMPAGRIDVRQELEDAPLGGFHIRLGVLIAMILLFDGYDLYNSAYIVHYVAGPWGLSPTRIGIMLSSGLAGFAAGSAVSGLLGDRFGRRSILLLGCWGSGVMSLAIALFAHSLASYIALRVTMGLALGLLMPLAITYINEIAPKRSSNVFTSLFFSLGWVSGSSSAGLIAAWLTPHYGWQSLYYIGGVALVFALAIQLWLPESPRFLASRGRWEEVKPLLHRLRPDRAAAYDAGQFATGGAISHRSPLGLLLSRDYRLRTLSFWAAGALSLFSAYGLSGWLPTIMLKRGENLSSSFAYGSLFAGMAVAGGLISGFIADRVGDRRRVISASYLLGAAMVALLAWATDRTTTLIAVAGAGAFVVGSQIVLNNLVAATYPTEMRGTGVGVFLGLSRIGAMFGPAVAGVLQQWSGGPGIMFAAIGAAVLTTAMLVLTVGPSQPHVVVTNAH from the coding sequence ATGGCCCAACACAAAGTGTCGATGCCTGCGGGGCGCATCGACGTTCGCCAGGAACTGGAGGATGCGCCGCTTGGCGGCTTTCACATCCGGCTCGGCGTCCTGATCGCAATGATCCTGCTGTTCGACGGTTACGACCTGTACAACTCGGCGTATATCGTCCACTACGTGGCAGGTCCGTGGGGACTGTCGCCGACGCGCATCGGCATTATGCTGTCGAGCGGGCTGGCAGGATTCGCCGCGGGCTCGGCCGTCAGCGGGCTGCTGGGCGACCGCTTCGGGCGCCGCAGCATTCTGCTGCTAGGCTGCTGGGGCTCCGGCGTGATGAGTCTGGCGATCGCGCTGTTCGCGCACAGCCTCGCGTCTTACATCGCGTTGCGCGTGACGATGGGACTGGCGCTCGGGCTGCTGATGCCGCTCGCGATCACCTACATCAACGAGATCGCGCCGAAGCGTTCGTCGAATGTTTTCACGAGCCTGTTCTTCTCGCTTGGCTGGGTGAGCGGCTCGTCGTCGGCAGGATTGATCGCGGCGTGGCTCACGCCGCATTACGGCTGGCAGAGTCTTTATTACATAGGCGGCGTCGCGCTCGTGTTCGCGCTTGCGATTCAACTGTGGCTGCCCGAATCGCCGCGCTTTCTCGCCAGCCGCGGACGTTGGGAAGAGGTCAAGCCGTTGCTGCACCGCTTGCGTCCGGACCGCGCTGCAGCCTACGACGCGGGCCAGTTCGCCACGGGCGGCGCGATCTCGCACAGAAGTCCGCTCGGCCTGCTGCTGTCGCGCGATTACCGGCTGCGCACGCTGAGTTTCTGGGCCGCCGGCGCGTTGAGCCTGTTTTCGGCCTACGGCCTGTCGGGCTGGCTGCCAACCATCATGCTCAAGCGCGGCGAGAACCTGTCGTCGAGCTTCGCGTATGGCTCGTTGTTCGCGGGCATGGCCGTGGCGGGCGGCCTGATTTCGGGGTTTATCGCTGACCGCGTCGGCGATCGCCGACGCGTGATTTCGGCGTCGTACCTGCTCGGCGCAGCGATGGTCGCCTTGCTCGCGTGGGCGACCGACCGCACCACGACGCTGATTGCCGTCGCTGGCGCGGGTGCTTTCGTCGTCGGCTCGCAGATCGTGCTCAACAACCTGGTTGCAGCCACTTACCCGACTGAAATGCGCGGCACGGGCGTCGGCGTGTTCCTGGGGCTGTCGCGTATCGGCGCGATGTTCGGACCGGCCGTGGCGGGTGTTTTGCAGCAGTGGTCGGGCGGACCGGGCATCATGTTCGCAGCGATCGGCGCCGCGGTACTGACGACAGCGATGCTGGTGCTGACCGTTGGTCCATCGCAGCCGCATGTGGTCGTAACTAACGCACACTGA
- a CDS encoding porin, which produces MKRRHTLAAFSLTCAATSCAYAQGSVTLYGITDVGVEVANHVPGPNGTSGTAVRMESGSLAGSRWGLRGTEDLGGGLKALFVLENGYSINNGTLGQGGRLFGRKAYVGLSTPYGDVTLGRQYNLLYDLMYVYDALQFNPSYSAQGYDATLVGRADNAVRYTARFSGVTFAALYSTGFDSTIPNGAQVPGHSKVGREYSFALQYANGSANVGVAYDQMQGTSIATQDVTQMRVVGGATYTFGPVRAYVGTRWLNIRNSATLEGSLLYWLGASWQASSPLIFSLGGYQERIHGTGQKATSGVLLADYFLSKRTDLYAEVSYVTNSNGLNVGVRATGDVTAGGNQTGAMVGIKHTF; this is translated from the coding sequence GTGAAGAGACGCCACACTCTCGCCGCGTTCAGCCTGACATGCGCCGCCACCTCTTGCGCGTATGCGCAGGGCTCGGTGACGCTCTATGGCATCACCGATGTCGGCGTGGAAGTCGCCAATCACGTGCCCGGCCCCAATGGCACGTCCGGCACGGCAGTACGCATGGAGTCCGGCAGCCTTGCCGGTTCGCGCTGGGGCTTGCGCGGCACGGAGGACCTCGGCGGCGGCCTGAAGGCCCTATTCGTGCTCGAGAACGGCTACTCGATCAACAACGGAACGCTCGGGCAGGGCGGCCGTCTGTTCGGCCGCAAGGCGTATGTCGGGCTGAGCACGCCGTATGGCGACGTGACGCTCGGCCGGCAATACAACCTGCTGTATGACCTGATGTACGTGTACGACGCACTTCAGTTCAATCCGAGTTATTCGGCCCAAGGCTACGATGCAACGCTCGTGGGTCGCGCCGACAATGCGGTCCGATATACGGCGCGGTTCTCGGGCGTGACGTTTGCGGCACTGTATAGCACCGGGTTCGACTCGACGATCCCCAACGGCGCGCAGGTGCCCGGTCATTCGAAGGTCGGGCGCGAATACAGTTTCGCGCTGCAGTACGCAAACGGCTCCGCCAACGTCGGCGTTGCCTATGATCAGATGCAAGGCACGTCGATCGCCACGCAGGATGTCACGCAGATGCGCGTAGTGGGCGGTGCGACCTATACGTTCGGACCGGTGCGGGCGTATGTCGGCACGCGCTGGCTCAACATCCGTAACAGCGCGACGCTGGAAGGCTCGCTGTTGTACTGGCTGGGCGCGTCGTGGCAAGCCAGCTCGCCGCTGATCTTTTCGCTCGGCGGGTATCAGGAGCGCATTCATGGCACGGGACAAAAGGCCACCAGCGGCGTGCTGCTGGCGGACTACTTTCTATCCAAGCGCACGGATCTCTACGCCGAAGTATCGTACGTCACCAACTCGAACGGGCTGAACGTCGGGGTGCGCGCCACGGGCGACGTGACGGCGGGCGGAAACCAGACGGGTGCCATGGTCGGCATCAAACATACCTTCTGA